The following are encoded in a window of Dioscorea cayenensis subsp. rotundata cultivar TDr96_F1 chromosome 16, TDr96_F1_v2_PseudoChromosome.rev07_lg8_w22 25.fasta, whole genome shotgun sequence genomic DNA:
- the LOC120278945 gene encoding putative disease resistance protein RGA3: MYDAEDIIDLCMIQGMGLLQDDHHHTQLAESSAAASTRVRCCNFPLFSCVRSVPFRYEIADKIKSLNDRLSEISDDKDKFHFIISSKSSDDSYVMNEASYWQSSFLPESDIVGWDIIDATNSLVELLVSQHQQKCRLFAIVGMGGIGKTTLAQLIYNDSKINDDFVLHSWICVSKFYTSKTDLLKELIKNVGGTCGEATTTTELQKILCDVLHGKSLFLVLDDVWDADVWINLIKKAVERTTKCGVVVTTRDRNTAIKMKAIHIHNVNKLPLNFGWELLCKKVFTNNDEGEIQRMKDIGMQIVEKCDGLPVAIKAIAGVLITTEQNKREWENILNSDAWTITGLPEELRGALYLSYDALPSALKHCFLYCSFNPPDRSLFYEDLVCEWIAEGFIEANGDASMEDVAKGYYMELIRRSFLQPDPNYANMYKCTMHDLLRALAIFLIGGENLSGDPQASQSNGSMIKLRRLTISSNRESVSIPRLDCLRNLRLWTPPSLDTQIIGSFKQLRVLVLNGVGIKNIPNNIGDLVHLRLLDLDDTRICKLPDSVGSLINLQFLSLADCEALDILPRSITSLCNLRRLYLNNTPVNYVPKGMGKLEHLNHLAGFIVEDADGDNGEGCSMEDLQMLKNLRHLQIDKLEKASKSTAVLLNKSHLKTVVLCCTPNVGGCNQQKMDRIVQVFDELCPPKCLDRLQILNYFGEKYPQWMSSNSISTALLELTSLQLINCYNFPQLPQLGQLPQLKYLKIQGATSVISIGCEFLGNGKLAASAFPKLEYLILWNMTNWEQWSLVSGEEDKKIDSSKLIHFPCLQLISIDGCPKLKAFPRGLNHVPKLYLVGAHSLSRISDLPALRELKVRDCPMLDCVEKLESLQSLKISEHVDNLPNWLISFLQQCEKHHANRFHLHLTCSAQALKGCLKGHTYWCFLQQVPRLEAYAENESMYLKYTKEPYSYQTNLDEDTIDED; encoded by the exons ATGTATGACGCCGAGGACATCATTGATCTTTGCATGATTCAGGGTATGGGCCTCTTGCAAGATGATCATCATCATACTCAGCTGGCTGAGTCAAGTGCTGCTGCTTCCACACGGGTACGCTGCTGTAACTTTCCTCTGTTCTCTTGTGTGCGCAGTGTGCCATTTCGCTATGAGATTgctgataaaattaaaagtctGAATGATAGATTAAGTGAGATATCTGACGATAAAGATAAGTTTCATTTCATAATTTCTTCTAAATCAAGTGATGATTCATATGTCATGAATGAAGCTTCCTATTGGCAGAGTTCTTTCTTACCAGAATCTGACATTGTGGGTTGGGATATTATAGATGCTACTAACAGTCTTGTTGAATTATTAGTCTCTCAGCATCAACAGAAATGCCGCCTTTTTGCCATTGTTGGCATGGGGGGTATCGGCAAGACTACTCTAGCTCAATTGATATATAATGATTCCaagatcaatgatgattttGTGTTGCATTCATGGATTtgtgtttcaaaattttacacATCAAAGACTGACTTGCTGAAGGAACTCATAAAAAATGTTGGAGGTACTTGTGGAgaggcaacaacaacaacagagtTACAAAAAATACTTTGTGATGTTTTACATGGGAAGAGCTTGTTTCTGGTTTTGGATGATGTTTGGGATGCAGATGTATGgattaatttaatcaaaaagGCAGTTGAAAGAACGACAAAGTGCGGGGTTGTGGTTACGACAAGAGACAGGAACACTGCTATAAAAATGAAGGCAATTCATATCCACAATGTCAACAAACTACCTTTGAATTTTGGTTGGGAATTACTATGCAAGAAAGTTTTCACAAATAATGATGAGGGCGAGATTCAGAGAATGAAGGATATAGGAATGCAGATTGTTGAGAAATGCGATGGCCTTCCGGTCGCAATCAAAGCCATTGCGGGTGTGCTTATAACAACTGagcaaaataaaagagagtGGGAGAATATACTTAACAGTGATGCTTGGACTATTACAGGACTTCCAGAAGAGCTCCGAGGAGCGCTATACTTAAGCTATGATGCCTTACCTTCAGCACTAAAACATTGTTTCCTTTATTGCTCTTTCAACCCTCCTGACCGTTCATTGTTTTATGAAGATCTTGTCTGTGAGTGGATTGCAGAAGGTTTCATAGAAGCAAATGGAGATGCATCAATGGAGGATGTTGCAAAAGGCTATTACATGGAACTGATTAGAAGGAGTTTTTTACAACCTGATCCTAATTATGCTAATATGTATAAATGTacaatgcatgatttgttgcgaGCCCTTGCTATATTTTTAATAGGTGGTGAAAATCTTTCAGGAGATCCTCAAGCATCACAAAGCAATGGTTCTATGATAAAATTACGCCGTTTGACAATTTCAAGTAACAGGGAGAGTGTGAGTATTCCACGTCTTGATTGCCTTAGAAATCTACGGTTATGGACCCCTCCAAGTTTGGACACGCAAATAATTGGAAGCTTTAAGCAATTGCGAGTATTGGTTCTCAATGGAGTTGGAATTAAGAATATCCCCAACAATATTGGGGATTTAGTACACTTAAGGCTTCTTGATCTGGATGATACAAGAATATGCAAACTACCGGATTCTGTTGGAAGTCTCATCAACTTGCAGTTCTTGTCACTTGCTGATTGCGAGGCTTTGGATATCCTTCCGAGAAGCATAACTAGTTTATGCAATTTAAGAAGACTCTATCTTAACAACACTCCTGTGAATTATGTGCCAAAGGGAATGGGTAAGTTAGAACATCTTAATCATTTGGCAGGATTTATTGTTGAAGACGCTGATGGTGACAATGGAGAGGGATGTAGTATGGAAGATCTACAAATGCTTAAAAATCTTCGTCACCTTCAAATAGACAAGTTAGAGAAAGCAAGTAAAAGTACTGCTGTACTTTTAAACAAGTCTCACCTCAAAACTGTTGTGCTTTGTTGCACACCCAATGTTGGTGGATGTAATCAACAAAAGATGGACAGGATTGTACAAGTCTTTGATGAGCTATGCCCACCAAAATGCCTTGATCGTCTACAAATTCTTAACTATTTTGGCGAGAAATATCCACAGTGGATGTCATCCAATTCCATCAGTACAGCTCTCTTAGAACTGACTTCATTGCAGCTTATTAATTGCTATAACTTTCCTCAGCTTCCCCAACTTGGACAACTGCCCCAACTCAAGTATCTAAAGATCCAGGGGGCAACTTCAGTTATATCAATCGGCTGTGAATTTCTCGGCAATGGAAAACTTGCAGCCAGTGCCTTCCCTAAGCTTGAATACTTAATTCTCTGGAACATGACTAATTGGGAGCAATGGTCACTGGTCAGCGGAGAGGAAGACAAGAAGATTGACTCTAGCAAGCTAATACACTTCCCCTGTCTCCAACTTATTAGCATTGATGGCTGCCCAAAGCTGAAAGCTTTTCCAAGAGGCTTGAATCATGTGCCAAAATTGTATCTTGTAGGAGCTCACAGTCTTTCAAGGATCTCTGATCTACCTGCCTTGAGAGAATTGAAAGTTAGAGATTGCCCAATGTTGGACTGTGTTGAAAAGCTTGAGTCTTTGCAGAGCTTGAAGATAAGTGAACATGTTGATAATCTCCCTAACTGGCTGATCTCTTTTCTCCAGCAATGTGAAAAGCATCACGCCAATCGATTCCATTTGCATTTGACATGCAGTGCCCAAGCATTGAAGGGTTGTTTGAAAGGACATACCTATTGGTGTTTCCTCCAGCAAGTTCCACGCTTGGAAGCCTATGCAGAGAATGAAAGCATGTATTTAAAGTACACCAAGGAACCATATTCCTACCAAACCAACCTTGATGAAGACACGATTG ATGAGGACTAG